The Medicago truncatula cultivar Jemalong A17 chromosome 4, MtrunA17r5.0-ANR, whole genome shotgun sequence genome includes a region encoding these proteins:
- the LOC11409049 gene encoding pterocarpan synthase 1: MVNPLNLTSSSFFFIFTLIILYVAYTFQKLEPNQTNMLFYIHDHFTGENTSAVTVAGINGPNFNIQHFGTVAIIDDPVTEGPAMDSTLLGSAQGVYVNSQLDSKAVYMVFSVIFTSGKYIGSTLEMQGYSLYTTKEREFGIVSGTGYFRFVKGYAVMETQSVDLATLRTTFKLNVTIKHY, translated from the coding sequence ATGGTCAATCCACTAAACCTCACTTCCAGctcatttttcttcatcttcacatTGATCATCCTCTATGTGGCCTACACCTTCCAAAAACtcgaaccaaatcaaaccaacaTGCTCTTCTACATTCACGACCACTTCACCGGTGAAAACACGTCGGCAGTCACCGTTGCCGGTATAAATGGACCCAACTTTAATATCCAACACTTCGGCACCGTGGCAATAATCGATGATCCAGTAACAGAGGGACCCGCAATGGATTCAACACTCCTTGGCAGTGCTCAGGGCGTGTACGTAAATTCGCAGCTTGATAGCAAAGCAGTGTACATGGTTTTCTCAGTGATATTCACTTCTGGTAAGTACATAGGAAGCACATTGGAGATGCAAGGATATAGTTTATATACAACAAAGGAAAGAGAATTTGGGATTGTTTCTGGCACAGGTTATTTTCGGTTTGTTAAAGGGTATGCGGTTATGGAAACACAGTCCGTGGATTTAGCTACACTGCGAACCACTTTTAAACTCAATGTAACAATCAAACATTATTAG